A section of the Telopea speciosissima isolate NSW1024214 ecotype Mountain lineage chromosome 3, Tspe_v1, whole genome shotgun sequence genome encodes:
- the LOC122654405 gene encoding hypersensitive-induced response protein 1-like, with product MGQSLCCIQVDQSTVAIKETFGKFDGVLEPGCHFLPWCFGSQLAGNLSLRVKQLDVRCETKTKDNVFVTVVASIQYRALADKAADAFYKLSNTREQIQAYVFDVIRASVPKLDLDSTFEQKNEIAKSVEEELEKAMSAYGYEIVQTLIVDIEPDEHVKRAMNEINAAARLRVAANEKAEAEKILQIKRAEGDAESKYLAGLGIARQRQAIVDGLRDSVLAFSTNVPGTTAKDVMDMVLVTQYFDTMKEIGSSSKSSSVFIPHGPGAVKDVASQIRVGLLQANSTQL from the exons ATGGGACAATCACTTTGCTGTATTCAAGTGGACCAGTCAACCGTAGCCATCAAGGAGACCTTTGGAAAGTTTGATGGTGTGCTTGAGCCTGGTTGTCACTTCTTGCCTTGGTGTTTTGGGAGTCAGTTAGCTGGGAACCTTTCATTGCGTGTGAAGCAACTTGATGTTCGATGTGAAACAAAGACTAAG GACAATGTCTTTGTCACTGTGGTTGCATCCATTCAATATCGTGCTTTGGCAGACAAAGCTGCTGATGCTTTCTATAAACTCAGCAACACCAGGGAGCAGATTCAAGCCTACGTTTTTGATG TTATCAGGGCAAGTGTTCCAAAGTTGGACTTGGACTCCACCTTTGAGCAAAAGAATGAAATAGCGAAATCTGTGGAAGAAGAGCTTGAAAAG GCAATGTCAGCATATGGTTATGAGATTGTCCAAACACTTATTGTGGATATTGAACCAGACGAGCATGTAAAGAGAGCAATGAATGAAATAAATGCAG CTGCTAGATTGAGAGTGGCAGCAAATGAGAAGGCTGAAGCAGAGAAGATATTACAGATCAAGCGAGCTGAGGGAGATGCAGAGTCCAAATATCTGGCGGGGCTTGGTATAGCTCGACAGCGGCAGGCCATTGTAGATGGATTGAGGGACAGCGTACTGGCCTTCTCTACGAATGTGCCAGGGACAACAGCGAAGGATGTAATGGACATGGTACTGGTGACACAGTACTTTGATACGATGAAGGAGATTGGATCATCATCAAAGTCTTCTTCTGTTTTCATCCCACACGGGCCTGGAGCTGTGAAAGATGTTGCTTCGCAGATTAGGGTAGGTCTCCTTCAGGCTAACTCCACTCAGCTGTAA
- the LOC122654403 gene encoding uncharacterized protein LOC122654403 isoform X2 produces MEVSRVSGMFSLCSSIKNKYYSSSLPSLYSLSSFSPLLRTNSRIPVSLKGGFPSYSMCTTRKRNLCIASSGSNTDGFEGSYNQGAAESFFRTVLESMEKVYLSRNPTASAILELVRSFDGDRISYDHLAFRTFGADGYGIDSMAKFFLDFGYTPQEELRFPAKKLKALWFAPPSSPSSENGSGVYGPLPRIFISELLVNEMSPQAQEIIRKYTKISGSGNKHAALASALGSLTWERPLYSDFQQLARESEYAAWTLVNGYAVNHVTISTHQLTSKLSNIKSFNQFIEENGYKLNSEGGTLKVSPDGLLQQSSTVADSISFNFSDGIIESVPCSYIEFAERLVLPQYKNLPEKEVKEYHRRDGFEVGNADKIFESTSMDQLTRKSA; encoded by the exons ATGGAGGTAAGCAGAGTTTCTGGCATGTTCTCTTTATGCTCTTCGATCAAAAACAAGTATTACTCATCGTCCCTTCCATCTCtgtattctctctcttccttttcgcCTCTTCTCCGAACCAATTCACGGATTCCCGTCTCCTTAAAGGGAGGATTTCCCAGCTACTCCATGTGTACTACTAGAAAACGAAATCTATGCATCGCTTCTTCTGGTTCTAATACAGATGGATTTGAAGGTTCTTATAA TCAGGGTGCTGCTGAATCATTCTTCAGAACAGTGCTAGAAAGCATGGAGAAGGTTTATTTAAGTAGGAATCCCACTGCAAGTGCCATATTGGAGCTTGTTCGTTCATTTGATGGTGATCGAATTTCCTATGACCATCTTGCATTCAGGACATTTGGg GCTGATGGTTATGGAATTGACTCCATGGCAAAGTTTTTCCTTGACTTTGGTTATACGCCTCAGGAAGAATTGAGATTTCctgcaaaaaaattgaaagctcTATGGTTTGCTCCGCCCAGTAGTCCATCTTCTGAAAATGGGAGTGGTGTTTATGGGCCTTTGCCAAGAATATTCATATCAGAGCTTCTTGTAAATGAGATGAGTCCTCAAGCTCAG GAAATAATTAGAAAATACACTAAAATATCTGGCAGCGGAAATAAACATGCTGCACTTGCAAGTGCACTGGGATCTTTAACATGGGAAAGGCCCTTGTATTCTGATTTCCAGCAACTAGCTAG GGAGAGTGAATATGCTGCATGGACTCTAGTCAATGGATATGCAGTGAACCATGTAACTATTTCCACTCATCAGCTGACGTCCAAGTTGAGCAACATTAAAAGTTTCAATCAATTTATTGAAGAAAACGGATATAAATTGAATTCTGAAGGTGGAACTTTAAAAG TGAGTCCTGATGGTCTTCTGCAGCAGAGTTCAACTGTAGCAGattcaatttcttttaatttttctgatGGAATAATTGAATCTGTTCCTTGTTCATACATCGAGTTTGCGGAGCGTCTGGTGTTGCCTCAGTATAAAAACTTACCTGAAAAAGAG GTCAAGGAGTACCATAGGCGTGATGGTTTTGAGGTTGGAAATGCTGACAAGATATTTGAGAGCACATCGATGGATCAATTAACAAGAAAATCTGCATAA
- the LOC122654403 gene encoding uncharacterized protein LOC122654403 isoform X1 gives MEVSRVSGMFSLCSSIKNKYYSSSLPSLYSLSSFSPLLRTNSRIPVSLKGGFPSYSMCTTRKRNLCIASSGSNTDGFEGSYNYQGAAESFFRTVLESMEKVYLSRNPTASAILELVRSFDGDRISYDHLAFRTFGADGYGIDSMAKFFLDFGYTPQEELRFPAKKLKALWFAPPSSPSSENGSGVYGPLPRIFISELLVNEMSPQAQEIIRKYTKISGSGNKHAALASALGSLTWERPLYSDFQQLARESEYAAWTLVNGYAVNHVTISTHQLTSKLSNIKSFNQFIEENGYKLNSEGGTLKVSPDGLLQQSSTVADSISFNFSDGIIESVPCSYIEFAERLVLPQYKNLPEKEVKEYHRRDGFEVGNADKIFESTSMDQLTRKSA, from the exons ATGGAGGTAAGCAGAGTTTCTGGCATGTTCTCTTTATGCTCTTCGATCAAAAACAAGTATTACTCATCGTCCCTTCCATCTCtgtattctctctcttccttttcgcCTCTTCTCCGAACCAATTCACGGATTCCCGTCTCCTTAAAGGGAGGATTTCCCAGCTACTCCATGTGTACTACTAGAAAACGAAATCTATGCATCGCTTCTTCTGGTTCTAATACAGATGGATTTGAAGGTTCTTATAATTATCAG GGTGCTGCTGAATCATTCTTCAGAACAGTGCTAGAAAGCATGGAGAAGGTTTATTTAAGTAGGAATCCCACTGCAAGTGCCATATTGGAGCTTGTTCGTTCATTTGATGGTGATCGAATTTCCTATGACCATCTTGCATTCAGGACATTTGGg GCTGATGGTTATGGAATTGACTCCATGGCAAAGTTTTTCCTTGACTTTGGTTATACGCCTCAGGAAGAATTGAGATTTCctgcaaaaaaattgaaagctcTATGGTTTGCTCCGCCCAGTAGTCCATCTTCTGAAAATGGGAGTGGTGTTTATGGGCCTTTGCCAAGAATATTCATATCAGAGCTTCTTGTAAATGAGATGAGTCCTCAAGCTCAG GAAATAATTAGAAAATACACTAAAATATCTGGCAGCGGAAATAAACATGCTGCACTTGCAAGTGCACTGGGATCTTTAACATGGGAAAGGCCCTTGTATTCTGATTTCCAGCAACTAGCTAG GGAGAGTGAATATGCTGCATGGACTCTAGTCAATGGATATGCAGTGAACCATGTAACTATTTCCACTCATCAGCTGACGTCCAAGTTGAGCAACATTAAAAGTTTCAATCAATTTATTGAAGAAAACGGATATAAATTGAATTCTGAAGGTGGAACTTTAAAAG TGAGTCCTGATGGTCTTCTGCAGCAGAGTTCAACTGTAGCAGattcaatttcttttaatttttctgatGGAATAATTGAATCTGTTCCTTGTTCATACATCGAGTTTGCGGAGCGTCTGGTGTTGCCTCAGTATAAAAACTTACCTGAAAAAGAG GTCAAGGAGTACCATAGGCGTGATGGTTTTGAGGTTGGAAATGCTGACAAGATATTTGAGAGCACATCGATGGATCAATTAACAAGAAAATCTGCATAA
- the LOC122654406 gene encoding polygalacturonase-1 non-catalytic subunit beta-like has protein sequence MRLIKENELASHLGLFCKQANVACSINALVKKTINETTMPPVAQWNADKVKYEGLPNGTSLSVANQGGLRYFRESMVKEGGFISIPDLRDPMSYKSFLPRPVVSKISFSFAYIEELKKLFGVVNESNMDEYIQDTLGACEKSPIRGEENTCVTSAEDLIDFVVQKLGHHVQVWSTESVEGSYENVTIGVVKLIYGNLSQPPVICHSMPFLFQVYYCHVFQKVKVYTVDIHALKKVNHAIMACHYDTSTWNPNHLAFKVLGFGPGLIEVCHWINENGIIWTKTLG, from the coding sequence ATGAGACTTATAAAGGAAAATGAATTGGCTTCCCACTTGGGTTTGTTCTGTAAGCAAGCTAATGTTGCTTGTTCTATAAATGCATTGGTAAAGAAGACAATAAATGAAACTACAATGCCACCAGTAGCTCAGTGGAATGCTGACAAAGTGAAATATGAAGGCCTTCCAAATGGAACATCTTTGTCAGTTGCCAATCAAGGGGGTTTGCGATATTTTCGGGAGTCAATGGTGAAAGAGGGAGGTTTCATATCTATCCCTGATCTAAGGGACCCAATGTCATATAAATCGTTCCTGCCACGACCTGTTGTATCAAAAATCTCATTTTCCTTTGCTTATattgaggaattgaagaagcttTTTGGTGTGGTGAATGAATCAAACATGGATGAGTATATTCAAGATACCCTTGGGGCATGTGAGAAAAGCCCCATTCGAGGTGAGGAGAACACCTGTGTGACTTCTGCAGAGGATCTCATTGATTTTGTTGTCCAGAAATTAGGTCATCATGTGCAGGTATGGAGTACTGAGAGCGTCGAAGGATCTTATGAGAATGTCACAATTGGAGTTGTGAAACTCATATATGGAAACCTCTCCCAACCACCAGTCATATGTCATAGTATGCCATTCCTATTTCAAGTCTATTATTGCCATGTTTTCCAAAAAGTAAAAGTATATACAGTTGATATACATGCTCTGAAGAAAGTGAATCATGCGATCATGGCATGCCATTATGATACATCAACTTGGAACCCAAATCATCTTGCTTTTAAGGTATTGGGTTTTGGCCCAGGTCTAATTGAAGTCTGTCATTGGATAAATGAGAATGGAATTATCTGGACAAAGACTTTAGGTTGA